One Citrobacter amalonaticus genomic window carries:
- the ybiB gene encoding DNA-binding protein YbiB: protein MDYRKIIKEIGRGKNHARDLDQDTARGLYTHMLNGDVPELEMGGVLIALRIKGEGEAEMLGFYEAMQNHSIKLTPPVAKPMPIVIPSYNGARKQANLTPLLAILLHKLGFPVVVHGVSEDPTRVLTETIFELMGIAPTRHAGQAQAKLDGHQPVFIPVSTLCPPLEKQLAMRWRLGVRNSAHTLAKLATPFAEDAALRLASVSHPEYVPRVAKFFSDIGGRGLLMHGTEGEVYANPQRCPQISLIDSTGTRVLQSRQSEMPDEPVPLPAAKDPETTARWIERCLAGSEPVPASLKIQIACCLVATGEVATLEEGLARVNDSF, encoded by the coding sequence GGGGGAAAAACCACGCCCGCGATCTGGACCAGGATACCGCGCGAGGGCTTTATACCCACATGCTCAACGGCGACGTGCCGGAACTGGAAATGGGCGGCGTACTGATTGCGTTGCGCATCAAAGGGGAAGGGGAAGCCGAAATGCTGGGCTTTTATGAGGCGATGCAAAACCATTCCATTAAGCTTACCCCGCCGGTTGCGAAGCCGATGCCGATTGTTATCCCCAGCTATAACGGCGCGCGCAAACAGGCGAACCTGACGCCGCTGCTGGCGATTTTATTGCATAAACTGGGTTTTCCAGTGGTCGTACATGGGGTGAGCGAAGATCCGACCCGCGTGCTGACGGAGACCATTTTCGAGCTGATGGGGATTGCCCCGACGCGTCATGCCGGGCAGGCACAGGCGAAACTGGATGGACATCAGCCGGTCTTTATTCCGGTGAGCACGCTCTGCCCACCGCTGGAAAAACAGCTGGCAATGCGCTGGCGACTGGGCGTGCGCAACAGCGCGCATACGCTGGCGAAGCTGGCGACGCCGTTTGCTGAAGACGCCGCACTGCGTCTTGCCAGCGTGTCGCATCCGGAATATGTGCCGCGCGTAGCGAAATTCTTCAGTGATATTGGTGGCCGTGGGCTGTTGATGCACGGAACCGAAGGTGAGGTGTACGCCAATCCGCAACGCTGCCCGCAGATTAGCCTGATTGATAGCACCGGCACCCGGGTGTTACAGAGCCGACAAAGTGAAATGCCCGACGAACCTGTACCGCTGCCTGCGGCAAAGGATCCTGAGACGACCGCGCGCTGGATTGAACGCTGCCTGGCGGGAAGCGAGCCGGTACCGGCATCGTTGAAAATCCAGATAGCCTGTTGTCTGGTGGCAACGGGTGAGGTGGCGACACTCGAGGAAGGACTGGCGCGAGTAAACGACAGTTTTTAG
- the ybiJ gene encoding DUF1471 family protein YbiJ: protein MKTIKYAVAAVALSTLSFGVFAAEPVTAAQAQSMNKIGVVSAEGATTLDGLEAKLAEKAAAAGASGYSITSANNNNKMSGTAVIYK, encoded by the coding sequence ATGAAAACTATCAAATATGCTGTTGCCGCTGTTGCCCTGTCTACTCTGTCTTTTGGCGTTTTCGCTGCCGAACCTGTTACGGCTGCTCAGGCGCAAAGCATGAATAAAATCGGTGTGGTTTCTGCAGAAGGCGCAACCACGCTGGACGGCCTGGAAGCAAAACTGGCTGAGAAAGCCGCTGCTGCCGGCGCAAGTGGTTACAGCATCACCTCTGCCAACAACAACAACAAAATGAGCGGTACTGCTGTTATCTACAAATAA